The DNA window GTACCATTTATTTCATCACTTTATACAAGTACACGTACTCCTTTATCCTTACAAAGTACAACGCGCCttatttgaaatcatttttttaagttcTCTGTTCCACGAACGAATTCAAGATCACCACTGCTaatcttgttttattatctCATACGCAAAACACTATGAGTGTATCCTTCACCTACACTTCACTAGTTAAGAAACTAATAAGAATCTGAGCTGCTTGTATCCGTGTATTCCAATGTTGATTCCGACGAGTCCTGTTCTGGAATCAAAATAGCGACTGGCGGTGAACCTATAACCGGAGGCATTGGCACTGGCATGgcataaacaaaatttgtatcACTCGGCATGGGATCCGGTGTATCCTTTGCACTTTTACATCTGCATTTCTGATGGCATAATGAGCAGTATGAAAAAAATGCTGGAGTACAAGATGGCAGACACACGCAAGGTGGACATGGTGGATTTCGGAGTGTGGTCGATGTTACTTTTGTTGGCTCTGGCACCAATATTGGCATCGGGGCTGGTACTATGTAATACGGTATTGGATATATCGGTGGCCCAAATATTGA is part of the Vanessa cardui chromosome 14, ilVanCard2.1, whole genome shotgun sequence genome and encodes:
- the LOC124535391 gene encoding uncharacterized protein LOC124535391 gives rise to the protein MTYNVKNIWILSMLLSEILKQVNLQYALSIFGPPIYPIPYYIVPAPMPILVPEPTKVTSTTLRNPPCPPCVCLPSCTPAFFSYCSLCHQKCRCKSAKDTPDPMPSDTNFVYAMPVPMPPVIGSPPVAILIPEQDSSESTLEYTDTSSSDSY